A region of the Alligator mississippiensis isolate rAllMis1 chromosome 5, rAllMis1, whole genome shotgun sequence genome:
CTTTATAATCAAGGAAATTCCCGCAGGCGGAGAAGCGTAGAGAACAAGGCCGAGGGGCAGCATCTCACCGACAACGTTGCATCAGATTCCGTATTCGTGGGACTCCCTGTAGGATCCGAACCCCGGCCACCTTCAAACAGGCCCAGGGGGAGAAAGCACCAAGGTGGTCCCCACGAGCCTGGAACACTtctctgctctgccacccacccctgGGACCGGGGCGAGCTAGCACCCGTGTCTCCCCCACGTGAAGTGGAGACCCTGCAGCCTCATGGGCGTGTTGCCAAGGTCAACACAGAACAGCGGTACAGGCAGAACTTTGCTCGGGTGAAGCCGCTGCGCGAGGAGCGTTACCTGTCGGCGTATCTCAGGGTGTTCAGGGTGTATTCACAAGAGCTCATACCGGGTGAAATCATGGCGATCTGCAAATACACAGGAGGTTGTTACAGGCCACGTGGGCTCCTGCCGGCGAGACAACATGGGGCAAACGTCCCAGCCAGACGGCTTAGCGACCTGCTGTTTTACAGCCCGGGTTCAGACAAGATGACTTCTTTCTTCTAAAGCTAGGGCGTGAAACTTGGGCTGTGTGGATTAATGGCGGGCCAGTCTgcgggctggatcaggcctgcagatTGTCCCTGCGTGCTGGATCCACAGCATGGGGCTGGTTCGGTACAGGCGCCGCAGGCAGCTTATGCCCTGGACCAGCCCCCTAACGCcgccagccccatgctcctggtccaggacagaccccagctgggacaaacaggcagcactggggtctgggtgccagggctctgtaggctggatcttTGACCCCCAAGACGTTCGATTTCTAGACCTCAACTTAATCAGCTCTTCACCCTTGCTTGCTATAATCCAGGCTCCTGTTGCACGTTGTCTGGCAGCAACAGACTTCCGAGCTGGGGAAACTGGGTTGTACAGGCAGCCCTGCTATTTGCTGGCTTTTTTCACCTTGGGCAACTGAACTGTGGCACAGCAAGACGTCTGCCACCTCTCCACAGGGCCCGGAGCGCAGAGAGCTCCACCAGTTCAGCATTCAGCACCTCGCTCCAGTCCCGCTCCCGCTGTTGCAGGCCAGCAGGCGCTTAGTAAACTTGCTGGTGTGGGAGCTATTCCTTCTGGCTTCTGCAGGGGGTTGATAACTAAACTCTGAATGCAGAGCGGCTCTTGGTAGCATCAGCCGGAAGGAACTAGCTCAGCTGGGGAAGTTTCCAGGGAAGAAAATTAAATCTTTCACTTGCAAAGTGACTAGATTTGGGCTGGCATCGTTAAGAAAGGTCCAGTCACTTTTAGACACCTGCTTTTCTGAGTGATCAGCTGCCTAAATCCGACAGGCTTAGGAGCTGGAATCGGGCACCAGGTTTGTCCGCGAAGCGCTGTGCTCACCATGCAGGTCCGGGAGTTGGCGCCTATAAAGGAGTCCCGCAGCACCTGGGTCAGCTTGCTCTCCCGGAACGGCGTGTGGGACTTATTCTGGCCGAGCGCGCGGATGCACTCCTAGAAATAAACCACGGGAGTCTCGTCAATGCAGCGTCTCCCGCCAGCGCGCTGCGGCGCTACACGGCTGCTGTGGCACCACCCCGAGGGCTCCGTCAGGGTCAAGGTCCACTGGGTAGAGACTCTGGCAGCGACACTGGCCCCAAAGAGCTTCTCAATCTGCAGGAGCTCCACGCAATGGCTTAACTGCTTTGGCTTTCACACACGGTCGCCTTGagcactgcctggcactgctgctgtcGGGAGCCCTGCACACCCCTCACCCCTTTCTGCTGCGCTGGGTACGTCCCTACAGTCCTCCTCACAGATGCTTTGTGAACTGGGCTGAACTGCTTCTGTGACCAACGACCAGCACGCGAGAGGAGCAGGGACAGTTTCACGGGAGATGCGTAGGGCAGCGACCGCTCGGTGCTAAAGCGACCGCGGGAAAGAACAAGGGTCACAGGTTGTGACTCGGTTTCCCTGCTCGACTGGCCAAGAGATCGTTCTCTCAAAGAAATGGGCAGGAATACAGACATCTGACTTATATAAGACTCCACATGACGGCACAGGGGTGGGAGTCCCAAACTCGCCTCAGACCATGAGAACGGATTCTGAGGGGCCGGCGAGCATGTCTGCTCTCCGCTGTTTGCAGCTGCTCTTGGTAATGACACCCAATTGCCAAGATCCCAATAAGCTGGTGTCTAGTTCAGAGGACCTGGCTTTGGCTTCTTTTGCACTTCTCCAGATAAAAATAAAAGCCGCCAGAGACATCCCGGGAGTGACAGCGTCACCATTCTCTGCCCTCCAACATTACACCGTGACTGCTAATAAGCCACGTAGCTTAAGCGCAGAGACAGGCAGGCCCTTGGGGGACTTTTTTGCTCTGTCTCCGTGTCCAAGTGCTCCGTAAGAAACTGCTCTGTGCTGGGAAGAATGTGCCGGCCACGCCACGCCAAGAGGACGCTCCCATCTAGGCACTGCTCTTACGGGTGACTCCCTACCTTCAGGGCCAGCAGGCTCTTGTTGATCTCTGCCCCTTCCATGCGTGTCTGCCGGTCGGCGCTGGAGGTATCTGCACCCCGCTCGTTCCCAGCCAAGTCCACCAAGGAAAACTTGCCATGAAGCTTCCCACGGCGGCGGAGGAGGATCTGGAAGCAGGCGTGGGACCGGGAGGAGCTGGAGTTCGCAAAGGTCTGCCCGGATgtcctgcagggaggggtacaaAGACAGGAGGAGTTCAGGAGTCCAGACATCTCTGGGGCGAGCACTAGGTAAGCTGGCCTCAAGTCACGCAGCCAGACAGACAGTGGCACGGTCTAGCTGCCTTGCTCGTTATTTCACACAGGCTGATACGAGATGTGACCAATGTCCAATTCCTGCAGCTCAATTCAATCCACTCCTAACCCCTCCTCGCAGCCCCTCCCGAGCCCACCACTCCCCGTCCTGGCTCTGCTTCGGACTTCCCATTGAGCCGTTCAGACCTGGAAGCCGTGCACTGCAGGCTGTCCCTCCCATACAGGAGTGTTTCTCCCGGGCAGCACTTCTGACACACCAAGTCCAGGCTCCGGCTCAGCCCTTTGCGCTACACAACGGGCCCCGTCACCTGCTCGTGACCAGCCCTTGCTCTCCTGAGGAAGCGGAGCTGGCCCGTCACCCCGGTCCTGCACTACAAGTCCTCGCAGGGCCTAGCACCAGGGATGGGATCTGCTTTCCCTTGGCCTCTTAAACCAATCCATTCCCCCACCGGCTATGTTAGTGGccaggccaagccctgcccacagccctcatGTGTCAGGTCCACACAACGCAGAGCTGGGCGCGCACTTTGCTGCAAACGCACCCATTAGATCTGCAGGCTGGACTGGACCTCTGCATGGTTTGTGAGCACTGGAGGGTCCCCAGGGCCAGTTTGGGTTTGCTACTTGCTTTGGTGAGCATGTATATGTATGGCTGTGGACCATTAGCTAAGGGGCACGTGAGCTACTGAAagctcccctgctcccagtcttCAAATCTCCATTACCGTTACTAGGAAGGGTGGGGCATATCAATCAAATCAAATGCTGCTTGCTGCCAAAAGAGATGGTAGGGtcacctccccacccttccctcagGGAACTGGGTAAGAAAAAGCTCTACAGATGGGGCTGCCGCAGGGGAAAGAAGTAGAGTTTGGAAGTAGGTTTTTTAAGAGCAGTTTGTGCTTCAGCCTCAGAGCacgggaaggggaggggagagactcACATCTGGAGTGCAATCCCGACTGCCTTCGCCAAAGCAAGCTGCAAACAGGCTGGAAGGGCAGTGTGCTGTCccgggagcctggccagctgctggTTACCGTCTCACCTGGAGGAGATGCTTCTCACAGCggcacagggcagagagcagccacacagggcaaaagcagcagccTGAAGTTGTGCTGCCCCTCCTGACCCTAGGGCAAGCAGGGCCTCAGCTCTCGGCTGCCCAGCGAGGTCTGTGCTGCAGCGTGCCCGACAGGCCTCGAGAAGCTCCTGATAGGCAGGTGCTGACTGAGAGGCCTTTAAGGAGACAGACAGAGGTCTCTACAGGCTTTTCATAAAACAAGCCACCCCTTACAGTATCTGTGCCCTGCCATGTACCACACTGACTGATCTTACTCCCCTGGGAAGCGAAGGGTGCGCTCGTCACAGGGGAGTGCTGTTAGCCAACTCCCATCTGAAGCCTGGTCAAGCGGCCGAAGTTATGGATGGTCCAGTTCTCATAGGAGCTAGAAAGAAACTGCTGCTTCCTCTGGAGACGAacctgcaggcactgcccatctcGATCATCTTGATGACGTCCTCAGCGCAGCCGACCTGGCGCTCTTGGAGGCCGACCACCTGGACCTGCTGCTTGCCGTCTTCCAGCACCCGGAGCTTtgccttcttgttcagtaggtcGAACACCTGGATTGAAGCACAACGATGGTTCCTTTCCTCGGGTCCGTCTCCCTACCCACGTCTCGAAGGGAAGCAAAGCCCAGTGCCACAGTGGCAGACCAGCAACACGTCACCCAAACGTCCCCATTCAATCATTCCAGAGGCACGAAAGGCCCAGCACCCaacagggatgtgcaggcaggAAGTAAAAAACACGTCAAATGCAAGTAAGTGATTTAAGCTACAGATGCGCAACGTCTCACCTTCCCATTATAGATTTCAAAGAACGTCACGTAGACTTCCAGGCTCATGTTCCTGTACCGTGGCTGGCCCTGGAGGAGGAAGACGTCCCGTGCTAACAGGGAAAGGAGGCAGTAGTCAGCTAGATCACAGACCAGTCCCAGCTGCatccttatatatatatttatttgtaagGACCTTCAAAGGTCTTACAGGCTTCACTATAATAGATATGACCCAAGCGcacacatgcgtgtgcatgcacagagACGCACTGGTTTCTAGTTCAAACCCTTAGAAGCAACTTACATGCAAACGCATAGATCCCCTTGGAAGCATTCTGAGCTCTCCCTGAGAAATCTCCTCCCATGGTCTATGAAATAAAGGCAGGTCATTACTGAGAAGTCAGGCTAGCAAGATACCGCACCCCCCCCAATACATTGCACTCTGAGCCAGGGACAAACGTAACCTGCCGAAATGGAGATCCCGCCTATAGCGTGTGCACGTAAAAACACACCTTGTTTCATACAAGTATTGGGGCTTCTACACTTCTCACGTGACACATGATCCTCACACCTCATTGTGTAGGCTGGCACCCTGGTCTCATAGGCTGGGGATTGTAACGTGACCAAGATGCCAGAGCTAGGGGTCGTAACATGAAACTAGCAGGGAAGGAGTTTAAAATTAACACCAGGAAGTTTTTCCCCCCAGTGTGTCACTGATGCGTGGGACTCGTTTCCACTAGATGTGGTGGAAGCCAAGAGTGTAGCCAGATTCACCAAGGGACTGGACCCATgcttggaggaaaagggcatcagTAGCCATTGAGcccgggagcgaggggcacggcctctgcatcagCCCTtcgatgctggaggctgcaagggggagaggaacaggggaaacctgctcagccccagtcactctccctcccagcctccgCCACTGTGTGACGCAGGAGACTGGCCGAGATGGGCCTAGGGTCTGACCCAGGACAGGGCAGTGCTTATGCTCATATATTAAAATGTGCCAATTTGAGACAGAGCCCTGCATAACGGATCCCCCTGCTCTTCACGGGCTGCACAGTTAGAGTCAGCAGTATGACTTTTCCTGCCCACCAAaaggcagcaactgctgccttCCACTGTAGATTCAACATTATTGGCCCATTTGCTGGCAAGTGACCAGTCTCCCCCACGTGCCAATTCAGTTCCAAGTTCAATAACTGTGTCTACAAAACTCCATAAGCCATGAGACGATGACCAGGCCAGGATCCTCCCTTCCACGCCCACAGGCCTGGGGGTTCAGATACTCTGCCTATTCAGTCAGGCATTCTGTATGCAAGCCCCAGGTCCGGAGACCTGGGAGTTCGGATGCCCCCAGgcacacttgatcttagccacgTGGCCTATTGCTGTCATTTTAAAGGATGATAAAAAAAGAAGATGCAGTTTCCAGAGGAAATCACTGAGGAGTAACACAGTGTTGCACCAGGTAGGTTGGGCTAACTGGAGACACTGCAAAAGCCAAGCACTTACATGCGTTTTACCACTGCCCGTTTGGCCATATGCAAAACACGTGGCCTTCCCGCCCTCAAAGATCGTCTGCACGAGAGGCCTTGCGGTGAACCTGGGAATTCAGAACACAAAACCCAgagctcagtgggggcagacgacaggacaaggagcgatgggctccagctgcagcaagggaagttgaagttagatattaagaaaacacTCTCTGCTCCCAGGAATCCCAACAAAACAAACGATGCCACGAGTTAAAAAAACACTGGGGGTCAGGCTGATGCtgcattggggtcaggaaggaatttcccccctggtcagactggtatggactggggcgGGGGGTTGCCTtctgtggcaggggcatggcctctgcctgggatctctcgaGCGTATAGTAACAACGTTTGGAGCAGCgggtcccctgctttccctggggcaggtccGGGTGCGAtgccttgtgttgtgtcagggctgactagCTCTGCTAAGAGGCTGGGCAGTGGATTTctgtgggatggtttggatagggctgggcctgcctggggtggagggctggaccagatgacctctggaagccccttccagcccgATTTCTCTTGGACTATGACTGAAACTTCACCAAGAGCCTTACTGGACGTACAGTCTGCTGGTTTCTAACCAAACTGGGGGTAGTCAGATGTGACCTTACAAGCACCTGTAGACCGAATGCCCCTAACTACGTAACCAGAGACAGCTGCTTTCAGTTTGCTAGCGAGACAGACTACATCTCACGGTGGAGACAGACGACGTCGTCTGTCTCCACCAAGTGGCAAAGTCCATTACCTATACACCATCTCGTTGGAGGCCGTTTCATCAAATGAGTAGTCGAATTTGAAGGCCTGGTTTTCCAGGTACTTGGTGAGGTCCACCTTCAACTTGGGCTCGTGCACCAGCAGGATGTTCTTGCTGGGAACTGTGATCACGTCACATTCCTTTTTGAGGCGCTCTGTTGAGGGCAACGTTCGGTACGTCACGCGAAGGAGGCCGTGTCCAACCCCCctcagagcccagggcaggctTCACCCGTACGCGCTTACCTTGCTTATTGAGGGGCCGCTTCCTCACGCAGACACAAATCCTGTGTTCTTCTATCTGGAGGAGAAGGACGACAGGTTACCAGAGACCGAGCAGAGAGCTCCAGGACTCCCCAGGCATGCGTGTGCCGTCTGAGGCTGAGCCTATGCCATGGAGTGGCTGCTGCTCAAACTATGGCAGCAGTGCTCAGGcgatggggctggtggggaggacACAGCTCTGCTGGAAAGAACTTTTCTGCTGCTCGAGATTCACCTGCTCCTGAAAAGCGACAGCCGCTCTGCCGCGTGATCCCTTCCGACCAAGCCCTGCCAGCAGCCATCCATCATGAGAGACTGAGCCAGACAGAGGAGCTGTTTTTGCAGCTACTGGGCTGAATTCAGCCCATACAAGACTCCACAGATTTGATCGCCGATCAGGGCTGGCTTTGATCCCATCAGTCTGCAGTCAGTGGGGGGGCTGACTAGAGGAAAGGGCTACCCAAATGCCCATGGCTTGTACAAACATGATGCTGGCTGTAatcgcagaatcatagaaaacgagggttgaagggagctcaggaggtcacatctagtccaacccctgctccaagcaggacctgccccaactgcatcatcccagccaaggctctgtctagccggGGCTtagacacctccaaggatggagactgcaccacctctctggggaacctctTCCAGCGctgcaccaccctcctggtgaaagtttttcctaatatccaacctcaacttcccttgctgcagcttgagcccattgctccttgtcctgtcgtctgcccccactgagaacagtccagctccatcctctttgcacccccctgcagggagctgaaggctgctattcaatccccctcatagtttcatagtagctagggtcaggagggacctgaacagaccatctcacctgacccctgccacaggcaggaatggatgctgggttcacaagaccccagacaggtgatcatccaacctcctcttgaatctgcccaaggtaggggcgaggaccacttccctgggaagttggttccagattttggccacccgaactgtaaaatattgccttctgatctctaacctaaacctattctccatcagcttatgaccactgtggtggggtgggggagacttctcttctctggactaaatcagcccagttccctcagccgccCCTCACCAGTCATgacccccaacccccaaaccatttttgttgccctctgttagactctctccaacgtgtccacatcctttctgtagtgggggccacaaCTGGACccgggactccagatgtggcctccccagtgcagaatagaatcactgcccttgatctgctggcagcgctcctcccagtgcagcccaggatgccggtagccttcttgacaactgctggctcctgttcagcttcttgtcccccatcactcccaggtccttttctgcagagctgctgcccagccagtcagcccccagcctgcaccggtgcaggtgattgctctgtcctaagtgcaggactttgcacttatccttactgAACTGCACAAGATTTCTTATGATCCAATCCTGCCTCGCAGGAGATGCCGTTGCCCCAATCACCCTTTGTGCAGCTTGCTGCGCGGCAGTGGAACACTACATGTGGTGGTCTGGAGTACAGCTTTGTCACCCTGGACTGAGCCTGACACGAGACAATCACTCCAGCTATCTGGGCGTTTAATGAAAGCTCGAGCaactccagaggtgatgcaaccCCCTTCGCTGCTTTGTCCACTGACCTGGTTTGAACGTTACCCTTAATGTTCAGCCCACAGCTCTGGTGCAGTAGGAATAAGCTCAGCCAGTCGAGCACGATGGGACTCTGTTCTAGCTCGTCCATACTTCTACTAGGTTAGGCTAAGCAAGTACCAAGGCCAACGTTTCTGGCCAGGTCgtagccacagccacagccacagcatgaTGAAAGGCAGAGTCCTGTGGTATTTCCACGGCAGTCAGTGACAACATGGACTCACCGGATCATCCATGGATATGGGCCGGCAGGCCAAAGTCGCTTGGAATTCTTTGATCATTCGTGCAAACTCCCAGTTCGGGCAGCTGCTGTCGAATTCCTGCAGGTCAGTGACAGACAATAAGGTACTTCAGCTGTTACAGGCCACAGCCAAGAGGGTGTTAAATACCAACACTAGGTGCCCTGGTCTCTACAGGGGAACCCCGTGGTGCTGCAAATCACCCGCTGGAACATTTAAGGCCGGACAGGGGGACTCGTCCCATGCAGCAGGAAGGACAACTTCCAAGGAGATGCGCAGTTGCATTCTGCtgctgttccccctccctgcctgcattcACTGCCCTCCACCGAGACACCTGGGATTTCCCACTTCCAGCCCACTGCTGCCTCGCGGTACCACCACATCCAACGCGCTGGCCCTGTACAAAGCACAGCACAGCGACACTGGAGTCGGCAAGGGCTCCGCCACGCTGACAAAGACGCCACACTATAGAAAACTAAGGACAGTCAACCCAGCATTGAGCCAGCTCCCTGCTTTTTCTAGGGccgtgattctcagccagggtgttgcGGTACGCAggggtgcctggagatcctttcaagagtgccaagCAGTGTTTGCACTGttaggattcacaagataaccccAGATTTCATTTAGGAATCTGTATTGCTAAAGTCATTCCGCCTGACTAGGGCTTGCTCAGCTCTTTGCAATGGGAGAATTcctctaatatttttttctatagtcaaaaacaAGGAGTAAGAACacagagctggcatttcccaaggggtgTCTTGTATttaagaggttgagaaccactgatctagggaGGGTAGCAGGAGAATCCTACACCAGCAGCTCTCCCTTGTGAGGCTTCATATGGCCAAGAGAAGAGAGGCCACGCAATAGAGATCTAGCATGGTCTACAGCCTCATTATCTGGTTACAAGCTCTGTAACCATATAACTAGCTCAGTTTGATCCGCCTGCCCTGCGATGAGGTTTGCCAGCAGCCTGCCTTACGCTGTCAACAAGCTCCAGAGCTGCACTTGGCACCAGGCTGCTTTCTAGGGCTAGCAGCAGGTAGCATAGCTGGCTCAGCTCAGACCCAGTGGAGCCAGGTGGAGTCTACTGGTGCAGCAAAACACCTGCAAGAACACTGCGAAGCTCCACCTGCTGCAGCGATCCCTGGACTGGCAGGAAAAACGCCGGTCAGGGAATtaacacaccctccccccacatccaaaAATCAACTACCTGAGATCCTGAAAGAGATTCTATCCATGAGAAGAGCCCTTTAAAGAGTGCAAAGTAACCCGAAAAACCCATGCTCGATATCCAGCTTGCCCAATATGCGTACGCCAACCCGGCATGTTTCTCCGCTAGCTCTGTTTTATAAGCAGTGTCGTTCCCCACCTGTGCCCGTTTCGTCCTGATCTCACTGTTCTGAGctctcttctcttccctcttGTTCTTCATCTTCTCCATCTCTTTCACGATATTAGATTTCCTCCgaactgggaaaaaaaaggacATATCCGTCACCCCTGAAAAGCAGTCCTGTCTAAAAAGAACCCCCGCCCTTTATCTAGGCCTGGGTTAATGACATCCCATTTGCACAGGAGCCCATCTTCCAGGGAACAATCCTTTGGTGTGGTCTGTTTTCTGTGCTgccttagatttcatagacattagggctggaagggacctcggaagatcatcgagtccagccccccgcccaaagggcaggaagtcagctggggtcacaggatcccagcaagataagcatccagtctTCCCAGAAGACATCTACTTTGAAAAACCAGTTCAGGAGCCGGCACGTCAGAACAGATGCAGCTTGACAGCAAACAACATTTTAACTGGAAGCCACCAAGGGGTGTCTTCTCACCCCTAAGGCACTCTTGACTGAAGGCTGCCTCGAATATAGGGAAACCAAGTCCCAACAGATGCTGCTGCAATGCTGATCAACAagcccaccctcctcccactgctccctGTACCTGGATACGAGGAAGAGCTGTTCCTGGCAGGTGGCAGTTGCTCTTCCACCATTTCGTTTGCCAGCAAGGATTCTGTAGCACAACGCTGCCTGCTAACCCGGGTTCGACTGATGGCTGAAGGGAAGTGGAGCAATGGAAGAGCATTGATCAGGCCTCAGAAGCGAGGACAGATGGTTTCCGTGTGCAAAGCCCAGAGGGCAGAGAGGGTtcagggaaaggggaagagaaaagagCTTGGGCCAAACAACAAAGGGCACAACCATAAAAAAGCACAAGGGCCATTCTCAGCCGTGCTAGGGCAGGGGGTGACAACGCTTtaagagcagcagctgtgcaagCTGAGCTCGCTCCAAACCAGGTCATGACACTCGTGAcccagcagctgctcccctgcACCGCTCAAGtcctggctccatgggctgtgTGACATCACTTAGCAGGCTGGGTCCGACCCACGGGCTGTAGCTTGCTGAGCCCCGCGTTGGGGTACTGCAGAATTCAAGTGCAAGATTGGCCTTTATGCTGCTGTACAACTCGTCTATAGGGACACGCTGCCTTCAGTTTAACAACCACGTGGCACTTTCATGTAGccccccaggctcccacccagctgccacttgctccatcactctggctgcagcagcagcacgggtctccaggctcccccccatccctcggctgctgcttcctgcccccatcccagaggggtggggcagggcggcacagcacagcacagcctgtGATAGTAAGGGACCTGGCGGCCTGGAACACCTGTGCTCACTGAAAAAAGCAGAAGAGAGGATGTAGCCTGTGACCGCGGAGCTGAGGGTAAGGCCAGGGCATGgggagtgcagcagcagggatgcctGCCTGTGCCGCCTCCGGTGGCTTAGAAGTCAGACACCCTGCTTTAGGCAACAAGTGTGTTAACGGTGTGATCACATAGCATCGTTAGCTGCCTGTGCACCTGCAGTCTTCCCCTAGCCAGCCAGAGGTCCACCAAGCCCAAGAACTGCATCTAGTGACACCTGGCTACGCTGCCCCGATAAACCAAAGTCAGGTTTACTCCTGGGCGTGCAAACGATTGGCAACATTTACCTCCGTCGCATCAGGAGACTCTGCCAGGTGCCTCGAGACCCTCATCAACGGGCAGAACCTGCTTTCCAGCCGGGCACCAGCCTCTCACAACCCCTCCTGCTCTGCACGCAAAGCATTTACCAGCCAGCCACTCACCCGGAGCTGCCGCAGCGTTTCTTGCTTGCGTTGAAGTGGAAGGATCCACCTCCATCTCAttttcctggagcctgccctgggCCTCCGTGATGACAGACATCCTGGTGACTCTCCCACGCAAGGCTGCGAGGACAAGGAAAACGAGGTCAGTGTTTGTGGGCACTGGGCATGGAAAAGGCCCGAGTAGCACACGGCAGTACAGAAACTAATGTGGTTacaccagtggtggcagcatctcGGAGGCTTTAGAGAAGTGAGGGAGGTGCAGTGGTGAGCTAGCCAGGCAGCTGGGTGAAAGGTGCTCGTGGGGGTGCCAGCAGCGGAAGACAAGACCGCTCAGATGGGACCTGCAGACCCAGGGGACTCCCTCCCTTGTCCCACTTGGCTCAGAGAATGCCAGGATTCATTAGTGCCCCACCGCCTGGCATCCTTGAAGTCCTTGTGCTGGCTCCCGAAGGGAAATGACAATGACTGCCCCTCTCGCTCTCCTGCCAGGTCTGGCATGAGGAAGCTGCTCCGGGGAAGCACTGTGCCCATCACCATAGCTGCAGCAATGCCCCCTTCACTTAACAGCTGTGGAGTTACTGCCTCTGTGACAACACTGCGCTGCCCCAGTGAGCTACTGGAAAAA
Encoded here:
- the KIF2C gene encoding kinesin-like protein KIF2C isoform X2, giving the protein MDQRVWSRLRPGLLIKIQRSNGAVHSARIKAVALETLSVSVEWAEGGAMKGKEIEINDVIAINPEVVEEIPSPSEVKENFPLQENVGVQTFKRRTTSSKIPAPREALRGRVTRMSVITEAQGRLQENEMEVDPSTSTQARNAAAAPAISRTRVSRQRCATESLLANEMVEEQLPPARNSSSSYPVRRKSNIVKEMEKMKNKREEKRAQNSEIRTKRAQEFDSSCPNWEFARMIKEFQATLACRPISMDDPIEEHRICVCVRKRPLNKQERLKKECDVITVPSKNILLVHEPKLKVDLTKYLENQAFKFDYSFDETASNEMVYRFTARPLVQTIFEGGKATCFAYGQTGSGKTHTMGGDFSGRAQNASKGIYAFASRDVFLLQGQPRYRNMSLEVYVTFFEIYNGKVFDLLNKKAKLRVLEDGKQQVQVVGLQERQVGCAEDVIKMIEMGSACRTSGQTFANSSSSRSHACFQILLRRRGKLHGKFSLVDLAGNERGADTSSADRQTRMEGAEINKSLLALKECIRALGQNKSHTPFRESKLTQVLRDSFIGANSRTCMIAMISPGMSSCEYTLNTLRYADRVKELSPHNGGAGEMQTRMETESEEAEISEEGSGPQLEHLGKDEEELSPHMSSFRYAMTQISELEEKAVEELRELRQKMTQCDDLLEMTEQPDYDLETFVSQAVCLLKEETRRAFGILDTLESLQLAMQMEEQASQQMSKRKPQ
- the KIF2C gene encoding kinesin-like protein KIF2C isoform X1, with product MDQRVWSRLRPGLLIKIQRSNGAVHSARIKAVALETLSVSVEWAEGGAMKGKEIEINDVIAINPEVVEEIPSPSEVKENFPLQENVGVQTFKRRTTSSKIPAPREVAKVTPTVSEPDQQLPALRGRVTRMSVITEAQGRLQENEMEVDPSTSTQARNAAAAPAISRTRVSRQRCATESLLANEMVEEQLPPARNSSSSYPVRRKSNIVKEMEKMKNKREEKRAQNSEIRTKRAQEFDSSCPNWEFARMIKEFQATLACRPISMDDPIEEHRICVCVRKRPLNKQERLKKECDVITVPSKNILLVHEPKLKVDLTKYLENQAFKFDYSFDETASNEMVYRFTARPLVQTIFEGGKATCFAYGQTGSGKTHTMGGDFSGRAQNASKGIYAFASRDVFLLQGQPRYRNMSLEVYVTFFEIYNGKVFDLLNKKAKLRVLEDGKQQVQVVGLQERQVGCAEDVIKMIEMGSACRTSGQTFANSSSSRSHACFQILLRRRGKLHGKFSLVDLAGNERGADTSSADRQTRMEGAEINKSLLALKECIRALGQNKSHTPFRESKLTQVLRDSFIGANSRTCMIAMISPGMSSCEYTLNTLRYADRVKELSPHNGGAGEMQTRMETESEEAEISEEGSGPQLEHLGKDEEELSPHMSSFRYAMTQISELEEKAVEELRELRQKMTQCDDLLEMTEQPDYDLETFVSQAVCLLKEETRRAFGILDTLESLQLAMQMEEQASQQMSKRKPQ